A genomic window from Thunnus thynnus chromosome 12, fThuThy2.1, whole genome shotgun sequence includes:
- the paxip1 gene encoding PAX-interacting protein 1 has protein sequence MSEEENKVSDELFKDVKFYVVGDIDQKVVQLLKAGKGKEVSYNALATHIIAEDGDNPEVGESREVFDLPVVKPSWVILSVRCGDLLPVTGFSPESGQIFFGVTACLPRLPEDLNTLWAYITFYGGECQLNLNKKVTHLVVKEPKGAKFECALKHPGIKIITPDWITDSVKDKSRKDEALYHPRLTYVEPEEEEESEAESYDQHSHSDGSYSPRRSRMSSGGSSGEESSPRRRPGPKKLNSISPTSPRKPERRSERMFDDSDDDSSTEKEGTNLNWTPAEVVTPTPPIATGTARRRVGPPGSKDPVSSTGSGLINLCATVPPVPGGGGAMPAEARSASAAITHTTQQGVSVPEGIPGWSPAARTLRNITNNSDMQPANRPANVAHIIQNLTANQTKPLEQQTNQSHTQTPNSTNPLMFNQSKLAGQPLTAEQQQQLLQQQQQSHQAAQQQHQQLPQQPQHPMMHLQQQQQQQQQQQQHQMMQLHHQQQQHQQQQSQVAQQQAFPQLPQQQQQQFLQQQQQMHQQQMFSQQQQQQQQQQQQQQQQQQQHVFSPQQLRPQQLLRPGLQQLQQQQQLQQQLQQFQQQQRMQMLQQQQQQQNQQQLHQQHLQQQQQQQQQHFLQQQQHMQQMQQQQHLQNQQQQQQQALQHQNQQAMQQQQHQQQTTLPPQLQQPPQISQLFGHEPGQEIPQDGFLLGCVFAVADYPEQMADKQLLATWKRVIQACGGAVDPALTSRCTHLLCESQVSNMYVQALREGKRCVTAHWLNTVLKRKRMVPPHRTLHLPFAFPPGAKPCSQHIISVTGFVDADRDDLKLMAYLAGARYTGYLCRSNTVLICKEPSGLKYEKAKEWKIPCVNAQWLCDILLGNFEALRQIQHSRYSIYTHPEPLVPNPQLVQNLLAAWRAPIKVSPEALASLQLLQKQKLTDSTNQPANKKARLEEIQSPSKKLPPESTPRVMFTGFEPTQVQLYTKRLHALGGEIADGSQKVTHLVASKVTRTVKFLTAMSVVKHIVTPDWLEESWRSQKFVDEQSYILRDAEAEVLFAFSLEESLKRAHSAPLFKGKYFYLTPGICPSLSTMKSILESAGGKLLAKQPSYRKIMEHKQNKNLPEIILISCDNDLHLCREYFLKNIDVHNAEFILTGVLTQKLDYDSYKFT, from the exons ATGTCTGAAGAGGAAAACAAGGTTTCCGATGAACTTTTTAAAGATGTCAAATTCTACGTGGTTGGGGACATTGACCAAAAG GTGGTGCAGCTGCTGAAAGCAGGAAAAGGCAAGGAGGTGTCCTACAATGCTCTGGCCACTCACATCATCGCAGAAGACGGGGACAACCCAGAGGTGGGCGAGTCTAGAGAGGTTTTTGACCTGCCTGTTGTCAAG CCGTCCTGGGTGATCCTCTCAGTCCGATGTGGAGACCTGTTACC AGTGACTGGATTCTCCCCAGAGTCAGGACAGATATTCTTTGGGGTGACAGCTTGTCTTCCcagg ctTCCAGAAGATCTCAACACATTGTGGGCTTACATAACATTTTATGGAGGGGAATGTCAGCTTAACCTCAACAAAAAAGTCACCCATTTAGTGGTAAAAGAGCCAAAGGGG GCCAAGTTTGAGTGTGCCCTCAAACACCCCGGCATCAAGATCATCACCCCAGACTGGATCACTGATTCTGTTAAAG ACAAGAGCAGGAAGGATGAGGCGCTCTATCACCCTCGACTCACCTACGTGGAgcctgaggaagaggaggagagtgaaGCAGAGTCATACGACCAGCACTCCCATTCAGACGGAAGCTACAGCCCGCGGCGCTCCCGGATGTCCAGCGGCGGCTCGTCCGGCGAGGAGTCCAGTCCCCGCAGACGACCAGGACCCAAAAAGCTGAACTCCATCTCCCCGACGTCCCCCCGTAAACCCGAGCGCCGCAGCGAGCGAATGTTCGATGACTCCGATGACGACTCCTCCACAGAGAAAGAGGGCACCAACCTCAACTGGACACCAGCAGAAGTCGTCACACCAACTCCTCCTATTGCAACGGGCACAGCCAGGCGGCGGGTCGGGCCACCCGGCAGCAAAGACCCGGTCTCATCTACAGGCAGTGGGCTGATCAACCTGTGCGCCACTGTTCCTCCAGTGCCCGGCGGTGGAGGAGCCATGCCAGCAGAGGCCCGCTCGGCTTCTGCTGCCATCACTCACACAACGCAGCAAG GTGTATCAGTTCCAGAGGGCATCCCTGGCTGGAGCCCAGCTGCTAGAACCCTCCGCAACATCACCAACAACTCTGACATGCAGCCAGCCAATCGACCTGCCAACGTAGCACAT ATCATCCAGAATctgacagccaatcagacgAAGCCATTGGAGCAACAGACCAATCAGAGCCATACTCAAACCCCCAACAGTACCAATCCTCTGATGTTCAATCAGTCTAAACTGGCAGGGCAGCCCctcacagcagagcagcagcaacagttactgcaacagcagcaacagtcaCACCAGGCTGCTCAGCAACAACACCAACAGTTACCACAGCAGCCACAACATCCCATGATgcacctgcagcagcagcagcagcagcagcagcagcagcagcagcatcagatgATGCAGTTACATcaccaacagcaacaacatcaaCAGCAACAGTCACAGGTTGCACAACAGCAAGCGTTCCCACAGTtgccccagcagcagcagcagcagttcctgcaacaacagcagcaaatgcaccaacagcagatgttttcgcagcagcagcagcaacaacaacaacaacaacaacaacaacaacagcaacagcagcagcatgtgtTCTCCCCGCAGCAGCTGCGACCCCAGCAGCTCCTACGGCCCGGTctacagcagctgcagcagcaacagcaactgcagcaacagctgcagcagttcCAACAGCAGCAGCGCATGCAGATGttacagcaacagcagcaacaacaaaatcagCAGCAGTTACACCAACagcatctgcagcagcagcagcagcagcagcagcagcatttcttacaacagcagcaacacatgcagcagatgcagcagcaacaacacctgcagaatcagcagcagcagcagcagcaggctctGCAGCATCAGAACCAGCAGgccatgcagcagcagcaacatcagcagcagaccACACTGCCACCTCAGCTCCAGCAGCCTCCTCAGATCTCCCAGCTGTTTGGACATGAGCCGGGACAAGAAA TTCCACAAGACGGCTTCCTACTgggctgtgtgtttgctgttgctGACTACCCAGAACAGATGGCTGACAAACAACTGCTGGCCACATGGAAGCGG GTGATCCAGGCTTGTGGAGGTGCTGTGGACCCTGCCCTGACCAGCCGCTGCACACACCTGCTCTGTGAGAGTCAGGTCAGCAACATGTATGTACAG GCCCTCAGAGAAGGGAAACGCTGTGTAACAGCCCACTGGCTCAACACTGTactgaagagaaagaggatggTTCCTCCTCATCGAACGTTACATCTGCCCTTTGCCTTCCCTCCTGGAGCCAAACCTTGCTCACAACAT ATTATATCAGTGACTGGCTTTGTGGATGCTGACAGGGATGACCTGAAGTTGATGGCCTACCTGGCTGGTGCCAGATACACTGGATATCTGTGTCGCAGTAACACTGTCCTCATCTGTAAAGA ACCGAGTGGGCTCAAGTATGAGAAGGCTAAGGAGTGGAAGATCCCATGTGTGAACGCCCAGTGGCTGTGTGATATACTGCTGGGTAACTTTGAAGCACTGAGACAGATTCAGCACAGCAGATACTCCATCTATACTCACCCTGAACCACTGGTGCCTAACCCACAGCTGGTCCAGAACCTGCTGG CTGCTTGGAGAGCACCAATCAAAGTATCTCCAGAAGCTTTAGCG AGTCTGCAGCTGCTCCAGAAGCAGAAGCTGACTGACTCCACTAACCAGCCTGCTAACAAGAAGGCCAG actgGAGGAGATCCAGTCTCCCAGTAAGAAGCTTCCTCCAGAGTCCACTCCTCGAGTCATGTTCACAGGGTTCGAGCCCACACAAGTACAGCTGTACACAAAG AGGTTACACGCTTTAGGTGGCGAGATAGCAGACGGGAGTCAGAAAGTCACTCACCTGGTGGCCAGTAAGGTGACTCGCACTGTCAAGTTCCTCACCGCCATGTCTGTGGTCAAACACATCGTCACCCCAGACTGGCTGGAAGAGAGCTGGAGGAGCCAGAAGTTTGTGG ATGAGCAAAGCTACATTCTAAGGGATGCAGAGGCTGAGGTGTTGTTTGCTTTCAGTCTGGAGGAGTCACTAAAGAGAGCCCACAGTGCACCGCTCTTCAAg GGGAAGTATTTCTACCTCACCCCTGGGATCTGCCCCAGCCTCAGCACCATGAAGTCCATCCTTGAGAGTGCTGGAGGGAAGCTGCTGGCCAAACAGCCCTCCTACAGAAAGATCATGGAGCATAAACAGAACAAG AACCTTCCAGAGATCATCTTAATTTCCTGTGACAATGATCTACACCTGTGTAGAGAATACTTCCTGAAAAACATtg ATGTCCACAACGCTGAGTTCATCCTGACAGGAGTTCTCACCCAGAAGCTGGATTACGACTC GTATAAATTCACTTGA